Within Actinoplanes sp. L3-i22, the genomic segment GTGTCTTGGCCACCCGGCCCGGCAGGTCGAGGAAGACGTGGTCGGCGTTCTGTTCGGTGAGGCGGCGGATCAGCCCCCCGACCGACCGCATCACCGCGTCCAGGATCCGCGGGTTGGAGTGCACCAGGTCCATGAAGGCGGCCCGGGACAGCGACAGTGCCTGCGAGTCCTCGATCGCCTCGGCGGAGGCGCTGCGGGTCGACGCGTCGAGCAGCGACACCTCGCCCAGCACGTCCGGTGGTCGGACCACGGTGAGCACGGCGCGCTCACCGGTCGGCGCGGTGCGGAAGACCGCGACCGCGCCCCGTTTCATGATGATCAGAGAGTCCCCTGGGTCATGTTCGACGAAGAGGATCTGTCCCTTCCGATAGTGACGCGGAACCGCCGTGGCGATGACCCGCTGTCGCACATCCGGCTCCAGCCCGGCGAACATCTCCACGCCGGTTAGCGCGTCGCCGGAATCCGGCAGGCGATGGTCCACGACGTTATCCCTCCCCCGATTGGGGACCGCGTCGACCCGGCCGGCGCCGGCCCCACGACGCGAACGATCACTCTTAGCACACAGCGCGCTCCGAACGCCATTTCTACACCGGACATCGAAGCTCGCCACGTACGATCATGTCCCTTCGGTTGCTTTCTGTAAACACCCCATCGCCTTCTGTGATTGTCGCCCTGACTGTCCGTCGGATTTGAGTGGTGTGCCGAGATAATCCCGCGGTGCCGGAAGATGAGATTGTGCGAACCGTGCTTCGGGATCAGTGGCACCTCGCCCCGTCGGAGATCACCGCGCTGCCGGCGGCGGTGATGTCCCGGGGCTGGGAGATCACCGCGGGCAGCGATCGTTACGTGGCCCGGATGGTGGAGAGTGCCGCGCGGCTGCCGGTCGAGGCCGGGCTGGCCGCCGCGGAGCACCTGCGGGGCGTCCGGATCGAGGCCGGCCAGCCGGTGCGGACCCTGGCCGGCGCGCTCACCGCCGAGACCCCGCACGGGGCGCTCGCGGTGCTGCGCCGTCCGCCAGGGCGTCACCTGGACGGTGCGGACCCGATCGACCAGCAGTGGTGGGGGGAGCGCCTCGGGGCCGTGCACCGGGCTCTGGAGGGCTTCCGGCACCCGGGTCTGCGCCCGTGGCAGCCGGTCGACCCGGAGGCGCCGTACCTGGACGCCGAACCGTGGCTCCGGGACGCGGTCGCCGGGGCGGTCGCCGCGGCGGTCCGGCTCACCGTCACCGACCGGCTGACGTACGGCGTCCTGCACGGCGACCCGTCCCCGGACGCGTTCGTGCTGGACGCCGCGACCGGGCGGGCCGGCCTGATGCACTGCGGCGCCTGCGGGACCGGGCCGCTGGTCTACGACGTGGCCGCGGCGGTGCTCTACGCCGGCGGCCCGGACCTGGCCGCCGAGTTCCTGGACGGCTACCGCGCGGCCGGCCCGGTCGCGGGCGACGAACTGGACGTCGCGCTGCCGGTCCTGCTGCGGCTGCGCTGGGCGGTGCTGGCCGACCGGTCGGCGCGCTGGGGCTGCGAGGAGGGCCTGTCGCTGGCGCGGGAGGCCCTGGAGTCCATGCCCGGATGACGATGGGCAAGGATGTACCCCGATGGTCTACCGCTATTTCTACGACTGTGAGTTCATCGAGGACGGCCGCCTGGTCGACCTGGTCTCGATCGGTGTCGTCGACGAGTTCGGCCGCGAGTTCTACGCGGTCAGCACGGAGTTCGACGACAGCCGCGCCGTGCCCTGGGTCCGCCGGAACGTGCTGGACAAACTCCCGTCCCCGGCCGACAAGGCCTGGCGCAGCCGCGAGCGGATCCGCGACGACCTGTACGAATTCCTGATCGAGCCGCTCCGGGGCCGGGGTGAGCAGATGGAGCTCTGGGCCTGGTACGCGGCGTACGACCACGTCGCCCTGGCTCAGCTGTGGGGCGCGATGCCGGCCCTGCCGCGGGAGATCCCGCGGTTCACCAAGGACCTGCGCCAGCGCTGGGACGACCTCGGGAAACCGGCCCTGCCGGAGATG encodes:
- a CDS encoding phosphotransferase enzyme family protein — its product is MRTVLRDQWHLAPSEITALPAAVMSRGWEITAGSDRYVARMVESAARLPVEAGLAAAEHLRGVRIEAGQPVRTLAGALTAETPHGALAVLRRPPGRHLDGADPIDQQWWGERLGAVHRALEGFRHPGLRPWQPVDPEAPYLDAEPWLRDAVAGAVAAAVRLTVTDRLTYGVLHGDPSPDAFVLDAATGRAGLMHCGACGTGPLVYDVAAAVLYAGGPDLAAEFLDGYRAAGPVAGDELDVALPVLLRLRWAVLADRSARWGCEEGLSLAREALESMPG
- a CDS encoding Crp/Fnr family transcriptional regulator produces the protein MDHRLPDSGDALTGVEMFAGLEPDVRQRVIATAVPRHYRKGQILFVEHDPGDSLIIMKRGAVAVFRTAPTGERAVLTVVRPPDVLGEVSLLDASTRSASAEAIEDSQALSLSRAAFMDLVHSNPRILDAVMRSVGGLIRRLTEQNADHVFLDLPGRVAKTLVRLSGESQAPMITIELNQSQLAEMAGGSRQSVNQAIGSFANRGWLRTEGRRIVVTDVQALKRRAGMN
- a CDS encoding polyadenylate-specific 3'-exoribonuclease AS, whose product is MVYRYFYDCEFIEDGRLVDLVSIGVVDEFGREFYAVSTEFDDSRAVPWVRRNVLDKLPSPADKAWRSRERIRDDLYEFLIEPLRGRGEQMELWAWYAAYDHVALAQLWGAMPALPREIPRFTKDLRQRWDDLGKPALPEMAGRHDALVDARHNLARWEVMQQAPKP